A section of the Diabrotica virgifera virgifera chromosome 8, PGI_DIABVI_V3a genome encodes:
- the LOC126890786 gene encoding heat shock factor-binding protein 1: MVDDKVEMNNDSESYSSLNTNDPKNVQELTQYVQSLLQTIQDKFQNMSDQILTRIDEMGNRIDDLEKNIGDLMTQAGVEGTDK; encoded by the exons ATGGTAGACGATAAAGTTGAAATGAATAACGACAGTGAAAGTTACTCAAGTTTAAATACAAATGATCCCAAAAATGTTCAAGAGTTAACCCAATAT GTACAAAGCTTACTGCAAACTATCCAAGATAAATTCCAAAACATGTCCGATCAAATACTCACAAGAATCGATGAAATGGGGAACCGAATAGATGATTTAGAAAAGAATATAGGAGACCTAATGACTCAGGCTGGTGTGGAAGGAACAGACAAGTAG